A genome region from Leptodactylus fuscus isolate aLepFus1 chromosome 6, aLepFus1.hap2, whole genome shotgun sequence includes the following:
- the LOC142209285 gene encoding heat shock protein 30C-like yields MIPVSLVQPSYSPLCVCSHPARTLWPDTQLMFGLLEGDMTSMWRDMERRRQRANQAYHLLAQDMERRLHLNSRSGDTDRKASTSGEEGKENFQLTLDVSGFSPEELTVRTQGRRLIVSGKHEKKKETENGVSFHESREWRSEAELPQDVNPEDLLCSLSKDGQLCFQAPRLALPASEERAIPINVTPSPANGEQNPPETPTSDPEGQTGLSSS; encoded by the coding sequence ATGATTCCTGTGAGCCTTGTGCAGCCATCATACAGCCCTCTGTGTGTCTGCAGTCATCCTGCCCGCACTCTCTGGCCGGATACACAACTCATGTTTGGCCTGCTGGAAGGTGACATGACCAGCATGTGGAGAGACATGGAGAGGAGGAGGCAGCGGGCCAACCAGGCTTACCATCTACTGGCCCAGGACATGGAACGGAGGCTCCATCTGAACAGCCGCTCTGGAGACACCGACAGAAAGGCTTCCACCTCAGGAGAAGAGGGCAAGGAAAACTTTCAGCTCACCCTGGACGTCAGTGGCTTCTCTCCCGAGGAGCTGACAGTCAGAACGCAAGGCAGGAGACTCATTGTCTCAGGAAAAcatgagaagaagaaggagacagAGAATGGCGTCTCTTTCCATGAGTCCAGAGAGTGGAGGAGTGAAGCTGAGCTCCCGCAAGACGTCAACCCTGAGGACCTCCTGTGCTCCCTGTCCAaggacggccagctctgctttcaGGCTCCTAGACTGGCCCTGCCGGCGTCTGAAGAAAGAGCCATACCTATCAATGTTACCCCCAGCCCCGCAAATGGAGAACAAAACCCCCCGGAGACCCCAACCAGTGACCCCGAGGGCCAGACAGGACTCAGCTCTTCCTGA
- the LOC142209286 gene encoding heat shock protein 30C-like yields MIPVSLVQPSYSPLCVCSHPARTLWPDTQLMFGLLEGDMTSMWRDMERRRQRANQAYHLLAQDMERRLHLNSRSGDTDRKASTSGEEGKENFQLTLDVSGFSPEELTVRRQGRRLIVSGKHEKKKETENGVSFHESREWRSEAELPQDVSPEDLLCSLSKDGQLCFQAPRLALPASEERAIPINVTPSPANGEQNPPETPTSDPEGQTGLSSS; encoded by the coding sequence ATGATTCCTGTGAGCCTTGTGCAGCCATCATACAGCCCTCTGTGTGTCTGCAGTCATCCTGCCCGCACTCTCTGGCCGGATACACAACTCATGTTTGGCCTGCTGGAAGGTGACATGACCAGCATGTGGAGAGACATGGAGAGGAGGAGGCAGCGGGCCAACCAGGCTTACCATCTACTGGCCCAGGACATGGAACGGAGGCTCCATCTGAACAGCCGCTCTGGAGACACCGACAGAAAGGCTTCCACCTCAGGAGAAGAGGGCAAGGAAAACTTTCAGCTCACCCTGGACGTCAGTGGCTTCTCTCCCGAGGAGCTGACAGTCAGAAGGCAAGGCAGGAGACTCATTGTCTCAGGAAAAcatgagaagaagaaggagacagAGAATGGCGTCTCTTTCCATGAGTCCAGAGAGTGGAGGAGTGAAGCTGAGCTCCCGCAAGACGTCAGCCCTGAGGACCTCCTGTGCTCCCTGTCCAaggacggccagctctgctttcaGGCTCCTAGACTGGCCCTGCCGGCGTCTGAAGAAAGAGCCATACCTATCAATGTTACCCCCAGCCCCGCAAATGGAGAACAAAACCCCCCGGAGACCCCAACCAGTGACCCCGAGGGCCAGACAGGACTCAGCTCTTCCTGA
- the LOC142209287 gene encoding heat shock protein 30C-like produces the protein MIPVSLVQPSYSPLCVCSHPARTLWPDTQLMFGLLEGDMTSMWRDMERRRQRANQAYHLLAQDMERRLHLNSRSGDTDRKASTSGEEGKENFQLTLDVSGFSPEELTVRRQGRRLIVSGKHEKKKETENGVSFHESREWRSEAELPQDVNLEDLLCSLSKDGQLCFQAPRLALPASEERAIPINVTPSPANGEQNPPETPTSDPEGQTGLSSS, from the coding sequence ATGATTCCTGTGAGCCTTGTGCAGCCATCATACAGCCCTCTGTGTGTCTGCAGTCATCCTGCCCGCACTCTCTGGCCGGATACACAACTCATGTTTGGCCTGCTGGAAGGTGACATGACCAGCATGTGGAGAGACATGGAGAGGAGGAGGCAGCGGGCCAACCAGGCTTACCATCTACTGGCCCAGGACATGGAACGGAGGCTCCATCTGAACAGCCGCTCTGGAGACACCGACAGAAAGGCTTCCACCTCAGGAGAAGAGGGCAAGGAAAACTTTCAGCTCACCCTGGACGTCAGTGGCTTCTCTCCTGAGGAGCTGACAGTCAGAAGGCAAGGCAGGAGACTCATTGTCTCAGGAAAAcatgagaagaagaaggagacagAGAATGGCGTCTCTTTCCATGAGTCCAGAGAGTGGAGGAGTGAAGCTGAGCTCCCGCAAGACGTCAACCTTGAGGACCTCCTGTGCTCCCTGTCCAaggacggccagctctgctttcaGGCTCCTAGACTGGCCCTGCCGGCGTCTGAAGAAAGAGCCATACCTATCAATGTTACCCCCAGCCCCGCAAATGGAGAACAAAACCCCCCGGAGACCCCAACCAGTGACCCCGAGGGCCAGACAGGACTCAGCTCTTCCTGA